One Calliopsis andreniformis isolate RMS-2024a chromosome 9, iyCalAndr_principal, whole genome shotgun sequence genomic window carries:
- the LOC143183447 gene encoding uncharacterized protein LOC143183447 codes for MKGSPYTTAPNTNNLCFRHKTPQVLEQDLSPEKSWSMPQVGWRNKDFANSLGARFWTPAQRAAARSRGFVSRADGGAVRRDARGLRSPRVVDSSGDQQAESGVVRQLKPVSRRASIERIARVARISRRELAHWSTTWFRDREPARVDFRSVSVRFQCGPRSRTTDPRCVACTFSSHVSVRVCPVCRSV; via the exons ATGAAAGGATCGCCATACACGACAGCTCCTAACACAAATAACCTCTGTTTCAGGCACAAAACACCTCAAGTATTAGAACAGGACCTCAGCCCCGAAAAAAGCTGGAGCATGCCGCAGGTGGGGTGGCGAAACAAAGATTTCGCGAATTCACTCGGCGCGCGATTCTGGACGCCTGCGCAGCGGGCCGCAGCTCGCTCGCGAGGGTTCGTG TCGCGAGCCGATGGTGGAGCCGTGAGGAGGGACGCGAGAGGGTTGCGTAGTCCGCGTGTCGTTGACAGCAGCGGCGACCAGCAGGCCGAGTCAGGCGTCGTTCGACAGTTGAAGCCGGTCTCTCGGCGTGCGAGTATCGAGAGAATCGCGAGGGTTGCTCGTATCTCGCGGCGTGAACTTGCCCACTGGTCAACGACGTGGTTTCGCGATAGGGAACCGGCTCGCGTGGACTTTCGCTCCGTTTCAGTGCGCTTTCAGTGTGGCCCGCGTTCACGAACCACAGACCCTCGCTGTGTCGCGTGTACGTTCTCCAGCCACGTTTCCGTTCGCGTGTGTCCAGTGTGCAGAAGTGTGTGA